A single Penaeus chinensis breed Huanghai No. 1 chromosome 7, ASM1920278v2, whole genome shotgun sequence DNA region contains:
- the LOC125027209 gene encoding something about silencing protein 10-like codes for MGKRRKMGGGGGGKGVSKKQGKDTRFGLGEQNAYENALIDPSSRGYVYDEVDDFEDEKDKNVLSLTKRLMARNESSKEQVLGIDSGSSEEEFEYNDTDEEEEEEEDGEQEEGEDEDEDELYMDDDIEDEDEERLPDDRAWGNKKWRYIGTDTSDERIQRKLYRQDEELAKLEEETARKLQDRMAAELEDLAAEDLIPQEEDKGEDDKSTQVRVETDISGLSKAKKMQLLKRESPEFLPLIEDMKSKCNEIQTFLRPLMKAIQSGQVPDGPAQQYIVTKYQLLLNYLSVLSVYMMVKSSQSSVSKHPVVGRLAQYRQLLQELEQCDEKLKPRLEKLLKAIKDGHAPKVAKKPIKQMRKLQILSGRKQEKAEEKGGRKRARGETTKSEQPLAYSFPKEEEEEDDEESFATPGTGGKKRKRGGKDKKKQEVVGKVVDPETKRSVNYEISKNKGLTAYRKKELQNPRVQYKKKYQAKLKKRRGQVQQVKKELNRYDGETTGIKAYTVKSRKLK; via the exons ATGGGGAAACGAAGGAA aatgggaggaggagggggaggaaaaggtgtcAGCAAAAAACAGGGTAAAGACACAAGGTTTGGCTTGGGGGAACAGAATGCATATGAGAACGCCCTCATTGACCCCAGCAGCCGGGGATACGTGTACGATGAAGTGGATGACTTCGAGGATGAAAAGGACAAAAATGTTCTCAGCCTAACCAAAAGGCTCATGGCTAGAAATGAGAGCTCGAAG GAACAAGTTCTTGGCATTGATTCGGGATCATCAGAGGAAGAGTTTGAGTACAATGacacagatgaagaagaagaagaagaggaagatggggagcaggaagagggagaggatgaagacgaGGATGAACTGTACATGGATGACGACattgaagacgaagatgaagagaggTTGCCAGATGACAGGGCCTGGGGCAACAAAAAGTGGAGGTACATTGGCACTGACACAAGCGATGAGAGGATTCAAA GGAAGCTGTACAGGCAGGACGAAGAGCTGGCAAAGCTAGAGGAAGAGACAGCCAGGAAGTTGCAAGATCGTATGGCTGCTGAGCTGGAAGACCTGGCAGCTGAGGACCTCATTCCACAG gaagaggacaagggagaggaCGACAAAAGCACACAGGTGAGAGTAGAGACAGACATCTCAGGGCTCTCGAAAGCTAAGAAGATGCAGCTACTGAAGAGGGAGTCGCCTGAATTCCTTCCCCTCATTGAGGATATGAAAA gCAAGTGCAATGAGATTCAGACCTTCCTCCGACCGCTGATGAAGGCTATCCAGTCTGGCCAGGTACCTGATGGTCCTGCCCAACAGTATATTGTCACTAAGTATCAACTCCTGCTCAA TTACCTCTCAGTACTCAGTGTATACATGATGGTAAAGAGCAGTCAAAGTTCTGTCAGCAAGCACCCTGTTGTCGGACGGCTAGCACAGTACAGACAGCTGCTTCAG GAACTGGAGCAGTGTGACGAGAAGTTGAAACCCAGGCTGGAGAAGCTTCTCAAGGCAATCAAGGATGGACATGCGCCTAAGGTTGCAAAGAAACCCAT aAAACAGATGCGAAAGCTCCAGATACTGAGtgggaggaagcaggagaaggcagaggagaaaggaggcagaaagcgagcgaggggagagacGACGAAGAGCGAGCAGCCCCTTGCCTATTCATTccccaaggaggaggaggaggaggacgacgaggagagtTTTGCAACGCCAGGcacagggggaaagaagaggaagagaggaggcaagGATAAAAAGAAGCaggaag TAGTGGGGAAGGTGGTGGATCCAGAGACCAAGCGCAGCGTCAACTACGAGATCTCAAAGAACAAGGGCCTGACAGCGTACCGCAAGAAGGAATTGCAGAACCCCAGGGTGCAGTACAAGAAAAAGTACCAGGCCAagctgaagaagaggagaggacag gTACAACAAGTGAAGAAAGAGCTCAATCGTTACGACGGAGAAACTACGGGTATTAAGGCTTATACTGTTAAGAGCCGAAAgcttaaataa